DNA sequence from the Thermodesulfobacteriota bacterium genome:
CGGTTTGGTGGAAATTCCGAGTAAGAATGCTCCAGCCAAAAACACAAAACAGCCAAAGGATATTAACCTTACTTATGATAAAACCCAGATACTTACTGAACAGGAAATCGAGAGACTGACAGAACAGGCCTCTTTGAGAGAAAGACTGAGAAAGCACTAGAATCTCCTGGGGAGGAAGGTCAATGCGTATCGATTTTGAAACAAACTCCTTAAGGACCGAGCCTGCCTAGTCAAACAAATCCTCACTCGAAATAAAAAATAGAAACTAAAATTGATTGAACTATAGCTCTTATTTTGCAGAGACGCAAAATTTTGTGTCTCTACCTCAGAAAACTCAACAAATTAAATTTGCATTTTCCGGTGAAAGCATGATAAATATTTTAAAGGCGGAGTAGATATGTTGGACCTTTTCAAGAAAATAATCAATAAAACTTCAGAAGCACTGGCTTCCGAGGAGGGCCGGGAGAGTAAATTAAAGATAGCAACCTGCGTAATCCTTCTCGAGGCCGCCTCTGCTGACTCCGAACTCACCGAAGAAGAGCTGCATAAGATTATCGGGATTTTAAAAGCCCGGTTCCAAATGACCGATAGCTCGGTCGATGAGCTTATCGAGGCCTCCAGACTGGAACGAGAAAAATCCACTGACCTTTGGTATTTTACCCACTTAATCAATCAAAACCTGAGCAACGAAGAGAAGTATGAATTAATGGAGATGGTCTGGAGCGTGATTTACTCGGATGGAACCCTGGATAAATTTGAGAATTATATAGCGCACAAGCTACTAAACCTACTAAACCTGGACCACTCTAAATTTATCGAGATCAAACTGAGGGTGAAGAACAATAGCTGATCCTTCTCCCTGAAGCAAGATCTTTGGTCGTAAACAATTCCCGACTTTTTAGAAAAAACTTTCTTCTTTCCATTCCCACAGATAAAATAAATATAGACACTACCTATGCAAAGACGATGAGAAATTCGTTCAGTAACGGAAGGCGAGTCGCCATCATTCATGGGTTAAGAACACCCTTCATAAAATCAGGAACGTTATTCAAAAACCTCTCCTCGCTCGACCTGGGTAGAATGGCCACGGTCGAACTCATAAATCGTACCGAGGTCGACCCCCATCAAATCGACGGGGTCGTATTTGGTACGGTGATACCAACAGTTAAAACACCCAACCTGGCAAGGGATATTGCCCTTTCCGCCGGGATCCCCTCCGACACACCGGCACATACGGTAATCAGTGCCTGCGCCTCTGCAAACCAGGCAATTACCAGCGCCGCTGAAAGCATCATGTGCGGGAATTACGATGTAGTGATTGCTGGCGGAGTGGAGTCCATATCTGATTTTCCGGTGTTACTCAGTAAGAAATTCCGGTCGAGCTTATTCGAATATAAAAAGGAGAAAAACGCCCTAAGGAAGATAAGGCCCTTCCTGAATGTGAGCCTTAACGACTTGGTCCCGGACATTCCGGCGATTGCCGAGCCCTCCACCGGGCTTACCATGGGGGAGTCCGCGGAAAAGATGGCTAGAGAGAATCATATAAGCCGGGAAGAGCAGGACATCCTGGCCTACCGAAGCCATAAGCTGGCTTTCCAAGCAGCCCAAGACGGAAGGCTTTCCCAAGAGATTATTCATGTCCTCGTTCCTCCTGAATACTCGACCGTGGTCGATTCAGACAACTGCATTCGTCCCGATACAAATCCGGAGGCTCTGGCAAAATTACCCCCTGTCTTCGACCAAAGATACGGCACGGTCACAGCCGGTAATTCCTCCCCTCTTAGCGACGGTGCATCCGTTCTCTTGCTCATGGCCGAGGAAAAAGCCCGGGCGCTTGGCTACATCCCTTTAGGGTATATTCGCTCTTACGCATACGCTGCGCTTCCACCAGAGGACCAGCTTCTCATGGGCCCGGCCTACTCGACACCGCTCGCGCTCGATCGTGCCGGATTAAAGTTATCGGATATCGATTTAATCGAGTTTCACGAGGCCTTTGCCGCTCAGGTGCTTTCTAATATTCGCGCCTTGGCCTCGAAAGATTTTGCCCGGGAAAAGCTGAGAAGGAGTGACCCGGTTGGAGAGGTGGACATGGAGAGGTTTAACGTCATGGGCGGCTCGATCGCTATCGGTCATCCCTTCGGAGCGACCGGTGGAAGGCTCACCGTCTCCATACTCAACGAACTTAGACGTAGGGGTGGAAATTTTGGCTTAGTGTCCGTCTGCGCCGCCGGCGCCTTGGGGGTATCAATGGTAGTGGAAAGGGAGTGAGGAGTGAAAAGTTAAGGGTTAAACCCAAACTCTTCATTAAATTATGAGTGAATCGATGAGTGCTTTTTCAATCGAAGTGGACAAGGAAGGAGTTGCAGTCATAACCATAAACCTGCCCGGCGACGAGCTAAACAGGCTAAATAACCAGTCTATGCAGGAAATCGAGGAATTTTTGAATAAACAGGACGAGAGAGAGATAATCAAGGAAGATGATGAAGAGATTAAGGCG
Encoded proteins:
- a CDS encoding TerB family tellurite resistance protein; the protein is MLDLFKKIINKTSEALASEEGRESKLKIATCVILLEAASADSELTEEELHKIIGILKARFQMTDSSVDELIEASRLEREKSTDLWYFTHLINQNLSNEEKYELMEMVWSVIYSDGTLDKFENYIAHKLLNLLNLDHSKFIEIKLRVKNNS
- the fadI gene encoding acetyl-CoA C-acyltransferase FadI, whose product is MRNSFSNGRRVAIIHGLRTPFIKSGTLFKNLSSLDLGRMATVELINRTEVDPHQIDGVVFGTVIPTVKTPNLARDIALSAGIPSDTPAHTVISACASANQAITSAAESIMCGNYDVVIAGGVESISDFPVLLSKKFRSSLFEYKKEKNALRKIRPFLNVSLNDLVPDIPAIAEPSTGLTMGESAEKMARENHISREEQDILAYRSHKLAFQAAQDGRLSQEIIHVLVPPEYSTVVDSDNCIRPDTNPEALAKLPPVFDQRYGTVTAGNSSPLSDGASVLLLMAEEKARALGYIPLGYIRSYAYAALPPEDQLLMGPAYSTPLALDRAGLKLSDIDLIEFHEAFAAQVLSNIRALASKDFAREKLRRSDPVGEVDMERFNVMGGSIAIGHPFGATGGRLTVSILNELRRRGGNFGLVSVCAAGALGVSMVVERE